AGCCGTTATACTCCCGGCCAACCACCAGCACCAGGGAGCTTAACACCAGCGACAGCCCATAGGCCGGGACTGCCAGGAACCGCAGCAGCCGGTAATCCAGCCGGGAGACCGCCACCATGGCCGCCAGCCCCAGGCTGGTGGCAAACAGCTGTTTTTTTCACATAATAACCGGCATCCCGGAACTTCACATAGCCGTTCCAGGCGCTGGTGCTGGCCAGCATCACCAGCCCGAATGCGGTAAGTATACAAACCAGCACGAACAACACGGTGTCCCGGCTTCCTCTGTGCTTCGCGTAAAACTCCGGCCGCATACGCATCCCGCTTTCCCTTATTTTAATAATGTTAGGAACAAAAACCTCGACTTTGATGCCTACGGATTGTTCCGTGCTACGCACTCCCGCAATCCTCCCCACTATTCGCATATCGTGGGATTGTCATCCCACTTTTATGCTCATATCGGGGGCGGGTCCCAAGGTCTTTCGCCCACTGATGAACAAGTTCATATGGGCTTAGACCTTTTGACCCTGGCATCATTTAAATGGACTTTACAAAGTCCTTGAACACTTTTCCGCGTTCCTCATAGTTCTTGAACATGCCCCAGCTGGCGCAGGCCGGTGACAGCAGCACCGCATCCCCGGGCTGTGCCCGGTCCTTGCACCAGGTGATGGCTTCTTCCAGGGAATCCGCATAGGCGCAGGCAGTGAACCCGCAGCGCTCGGCTGCCGCACGGATCTTCTCCCGGGTGGCACCGATGAGCACCAGTCCTTTTACCTTGCCATCAAAGGCCTGGATCCACTCCTCATACTCGGAGTTCTTGTCATAGCCGCCGCCGATGAGCCAGGTGGGCCGTGTCATGGCCTGGATGCCCTTGATGGCCGCATCCGGGTTGGTTCCCTTGGAATCGTTGTAATAGGCCACACCGTTTTTCTCTGCCACGAACTCGATCCGGTGCTCCACCGCCGTGAACCGGCGCAGAGTGCCGCGGATGCTGTCCATGGGCACACCCAGCTCCAGAGAAATGGCAACGGCTGCCATCACATTTTCATAATTATGCCGGCCCAGCAGATTTAATTCCGAAATATCGCACACTTTCTCTGTCTGCCCATCCCGGCGGATGAAAATGCTCTTACCGTCAAACCAGAGGCCTTCCTCCAGCGGCTGTACCCCGGAGAACCAGATCACCCTGGTTTTCAGCGTCTGTCCGAAAGCGCGCAGCACCTCATCCTCGTAGTTGAGGACGCAGGCATCCGCCGTGCCCTGGTTTTTCGTGATATCTTCCTTGGCCTTTATGTAGTTTTCCATGGTGTGATGCCGGTTCAGATGATCCGGCGTGATGTTGAGGATGGCGCTGACCTGGGGATGGAAGGTGTCAATGGTCTCCAGCTGGAAGCTGGAAATCTCCGCCACCGTCACAGAATCCGGACGGGTCAGGGCTGCCGTGCTGGTGTAGGGAATGCCGATGTTGCCCACCACAAACACGCTCTCGTAATAATCCTTCATGATCTCGCCGGTGAGGGCTGTGGTGGTCGTCTTTCCGTTGGTGCCGGTGATGGCCGCGATCCGTCCTCTGGCAAACCGGTATGCCAGCTCTACCTCGCCCCAGATGGGCAGGTGGGCTGCCAGCGCCGTGACAAAGGGCAGATCGGTGGGCACGCCGGGGCTTAACACCACCAGAGACAGCTCCGCCTCCCAGTCCGCCGCAAAATCCCCGAGACGGACCGCAAAGCTGCCCTCTCCCACCGTTTTTTCCGGGATCCCGGCCGCTTTTTCTGCTTCCAGCAGGGCCGCTTCCTCTGCCTGTACCTTTTCTGTCAGCGTCTGGACATCCAGACTGCCGTTTCCGTCATACAGGATCACCTGTTTTCCCTGGGATAAGAGCAGGGCCGATGCCGCAATGCCGCTCTTTCCGCCGCCTACCACCAGGACTTTTTTCTCAAATACATCCATGGAACCTTTTCCTCCTTTTACATTGCAAGAAGCGCTGCGAGACACAGCAGCGCTGTGATGATCGAAAATACTGCCACCACCCGGGTCTCTGACCAGCCACACAGCTCGAAATGGTGATGGATGGGCGCCATCTTGAAAATCCGCTTGCCGTGGGTTGCCTTGAAATAGCTGACCTGGATGACCACAGACAGCAGCTCCACCGCATAGATAAAGCCCACGATGGGGATAAACAGTGGCATCTGCATCATGTACGCCGTACCTGCCACAAAACCGCCCAGCGCCAGGGAACCCGTATCTCCCATGAACACGCTGGCCGGGTACACATTAAACAGCAGGAAGCCCAGCAGGCCGCCGGCCACCGCACAGGTGATGGGATGGATGCCGCTGTTGGTACCGATAGCCACCACGCTGAAAAAGGTAGCCACCAGAACGGTGACGCTGGAGGACAGGCCGTCCAGTCCGTCCGTGAAATTTACTCCATTTACCGTAGCAAGTACGACGATGAACAGCATGGGAATGGCAAGAATGCCAATGTTCCAGTAATAGCCGTGGGAAAACGGCACCAGCAGTGTCAGCTCCACATCGGTGTAGTGAATGAGGTAATAAGCGAAGATCGCTGTCACCACGATCTCCCCGATGAGCTTCTGCCAGGGCAGCAGACCGTCGGAGCGCCGGAGCACCACTTTCAGGTAATCATCCAGAAAACCGATGATGCCAAAGCCCAGCGTCAGGAACAGCACCGGCACGATCTTCGGATACTGCCGCAGGTAAATAAGGCAGGTGACCGTGATGCCGATGAGAAACAGGATGCCGCCCATGGTGGGGGTTCCCGCCTTCTTCAGATGGGATTTGACGCCCAGCTCCCGCTCGGTCTGGGATAATTTCAGATTCCGCAGAAACGGGATGAGCACCGGGCCTAACACCGCGCTGACCACAAAGGAGATAAATACCGGAAGGATAAATGAATAATTCATGTCGCACCTCTTATTTCTTTCGTTTTTTGTCAGTATAAAACTTTTTTATTTCTGAATGCAAGCCACCCCGAGATAGGGAAGGATATTTTCAAAAATCTCCCGCAGCACCGGGGCCGCGATGGTTCCGCCGTAATAGATGCCCTGGGGGTCGTGGATCACCACCAGCCCCGCCACTATTGGGTCATCCGCCGGGGCAAATCCCACAAAAGAGGAAATGTAGCGGTGGGCGCTTCTGGGCAGCGTCTGGGAGGTAGCGGTCTTGCCGCCGATGGCGTACCCTTCGATATAGGCGTTTTTTCCGGTGCCCTCAGACACCACCTTTTCCAGGATCGTCCGCATGGTGGCCGACGTCTCTTCGGACAGGATCTGCCGGTCGGTGTCCCAGTCAAATACCTGCTGCACCTCCCCGTCCCGGTTTTTCACACTGCAGGCCAGGTGGGGTGTCACCAGACGGCCGCCGTTCACAAGGGAACTGACCGTGGTCAGCAGCTTTAACGGAGTGATCTGGAAGGACTGGCCAAAGGAAATGGTGGCCAGCTCCACCTGCCCGATGGCATCCTTTTTGTGCATGATGGTACCCGCCTCGCCGGGCAGGTCCACGCCGGTCTTTTCCAGCAGGCCAAATTTCTGAAAATAATCATACATCCGCTCCGGCCCCAGCCGCAGCCCCACCTCCATGAAAACCGGGTTGCAGGAATTCATCGTTCCCTGGATGAAATTTTCCGAGCCGTGGCCGCCCACCTTGTGGCAGCGGATGCGCCGGTCCTCCACGATCTTGTAGCCCGGGCAGAAGAAAGCGTCCGAGGTGGACACCACCCCTTCCTCCAGTCCCGCCGAGGCGGTGATGACCTTGAAGGTGGAGCCCGGCTCGTAGGTATCGTTGATGCAGGCATTGCGCCACATCTGGTTCAAAAGATCCTGCCGCTCCTTTTCCGTCAGGGACGGGTGGGCGTCCAACGTCTCCTCCGACAGGGTGAAGGGATCATTGAGATCAAACTCCGGCACGTTCACCATGGCATAGATTTCCCCGTTCTGCGGGTTCATGAGCAGCACCGACACCCGTTCTGCCTGTTTTTCTTCCATGACCTTCTCTGCCGCCTGCTGAGCGTAGGCCTGGATGTTGCTGTCCAGGCTGACGTACAGGTCATACCCGGGCACCGGCTCCGTCCGCGCCTCGGCGGCGTTTTCGATCTCCACGCCCCGGGCATCCGTCAGTGTTCGGATCTGGCCCGCCGTGCCTTTCAGGTATGATTCATAGGCAACCTCCAGGCCGATGATGCCCTGATTGTCGCTGCCGGTAAAGCCCAGCACCTTGGAGGCCAGCTCCCCCAGCGGATAATACCGCTTGTAGTCCTCATCCACCTTTACCCCTTCATAGTGAAAAGCCCGGATGCGGTCGCCGGTCTCTTTGTCCACGTTGGAACGGATCAGCTCCCGGGAACTGACCTTTTCCACTTTTTTGCGGATGACGGCCTCGTCCATCCCCAGATTTTCCGTCAGCATGTGGATAACCCCCTCTGGATCCTTTACCTGACTGTGGATCACAGAAACGGTACACACCGGCCGGTTGTCTGCCAGCACCACGCCTGCCGCATCCACGATCCGCCCTCTGGCGGCCTTGATGTCCCGTTCCCGCTCATGCAGACGGACGGCTTTTCCCGCATAATCCTCCGCATCAAAAAGCATCAGATATGCAAGCCGTCCGCATAATCCTATCATCATGGCCAGCAGGATCAGAAAAGCTGCCAGAATCTTTTTCCGGTTCCAGGTTTTGTTTTTGTGCACTGCATATCCCCGACTTTGATATCCATACAGTGTATGCACCTTGGAATAAGTTTATGACTTTATTCCCCGGTCATGGCCGCTTCCTCGCTCTTGGTCACCGTGTCTTCCTCGCTGTCCGCCGAACCGGTGTAGCCATCCGGCAGCACGGATTCCTGATCCAGGGATTCTCCGGTGTTGGGATCCAGATTGTTGGCCGCTGCGTACTCGGGATCAATGTGCATGCCGTCGATGACCCGGCCTGTCTCTGTGACAATGACCTTGTTGTCGTTGGCGGTGTCTTCTGCCGTATCCTCCGCCGCAGTATCCTCTGCCGTGGTATCACCCTCCGCAGTGTCCTCCGGTGTGGAGGTGACTGCCTCTGTGGGATAAATGTTCATGTAGGGCAGCATTTCCTTCATGATGCTGCTGAAAATCTCCTGGGCGTAAGTACTGTGGGACTGTTCCGCCACGTTGGGCTCATCCACCACCACATACAGAACGACCTGGGGATTGTCAATGGGAGCCGCCCCCAGGAAGGAAACAACGTAATTTTTCTTGTCTCGGGGAATCTTCTCCGCCGTACCGGTCTTGCCGCCGATCTTGTAGCCTTCCACGCCTGCCGCACTTCCGGTACCGGTCATAACGCCGTCCCCGGCAATAACGTGATACAGATAAGTCCGCAGCGTCTCCGCTGTCTTCTGGGACACGGTGCGCTTCATCACCTGGGGCTGGATCGTCTCCACGGTGGCGCCGCTGCTGTCCAGAATCTTCTTCACCACATGAGGCTGATAGTAGGTGCCGCCATTGACAATGGAAGAAAAGGCGGAAACCATCTGGATCATGGTGGTGTTAAAGCCCTGTCCGAAGGAGTTGGCCGCCAGGTCGGTGATGGTCATGGCGTCCGCATCCAGCACCAGACCGGCTGCCTCGCCCGGCAGGTCAATGCCCGTGCGGTTTCCGATGTTGAAGATCGTCATATATTTTCGGAAATCGTCCACACCGATGCGCATACCCATGGTCATAAGGGCCGCGTTGCAGGACTTCATCAGCGCCTGATCTGTCGTCAGATAACCGTGGCCGTACCGGTTGGAGCAGCGAATGTCGTGCTCACCTACGTGAAGAATTCCCACACAGGTAAAGCCGTCGCCGTCCCGCACCTTGCCCGTCTCCAGACCGGCTGCAATGGTCATGGGCTTCATGGTGGAACCCGGCTCGAAGCCATCGGAAATACAGTGGTTTCGCCAGATACTGTAATATGCCTCGCCCAGCGCCTTGTCATCCATGGCCGCGATCTCTTCGTCTGTATAGAGGCCGGTCACCGAAAGATCCCGGGGATTGTTCAGGTCAAAATTGGGATACTCCGCCATGGCCAGCACCGCCCCGGTGTTGGGATCCATGACGATTGCCGCACTGACCTTACTGCCCAGACCTTCTCTCGCCTCATTGGCATGCTGCTCATTGAATTCCCGCAGCTTCGTCTCCACAATGGTCTGGATGTTGGCGTCAATGGTGGACACCACGGTCTTGCCGTCCTGGGCGGATTTTACTGTCCGTTCCAGCTCGGAATTCTCATTCAGATACCCGTATTCCCGGCCATTTACTCCATTTAACGTACTATTATAGTATTCCTCGATGCCCCAGACGCCCTGATTGCCGGACACGGTAAAGCCCAGCAGATCACTGGCCAGCGTGCTGTACGGGTAGCGGCGCACGTAATCCTTCTCGAACCAGACGCCGCTGATGTCAGGATTGTTTTTCTTATCTGCCATCAGTTCTTCAAAGGCGCTGATCTGATCCTTGGTCAGCTTCTTGGCCGCCACATAGTACTGGTTGTCCGGCTTGTCCGCCACATGCTGCCGGATGGCTGCAATGTCAATGGTGGCACCGGTGCTGTCTACCGTATCCCCGAAGCACTGGGACAGGGCTGCCAGGGTAGGTTCCAGATAGGAATCTTTCTCCAGCATCTGCTTGGCGTCAATGATCAGATTGTAGACCTCCTCGCTGGTGGCAAGGATCGTGCCGTTGGTATCGGTGATGTCTCCCCGCTTGTACGGAAGGGTGGAGCTGGAATAGCCCCGCCGGGAAAGCACCTGCTTGGCATACTGTTCTCCGTTTTCCCGCTGGATCCGTGTGATCTGATAACCTAAACCAAGCAAAGCCAGCAAAATCACGAAAAAGGTGACTGCCAGCTTTCTCTTCATTTTTCCTGTGAATTTCAAAGGTTCCCTTCTTCGCCGGGGACGCCTGCCGGATCCGTCCATCCGCTGCGGGCGCCTCCCCCGACGATGATCGTATCTGTCATCTCTGCTCACTGTTCAACACTCCTGTTTCCTGCTTACTTTCCGAAAAGTGCTGCCGCCTTGCTCTTGACGCCGCTTTCTGCGGATGTCTTCGGCACATCCTGATACTGCCGCACATAGTCCGTATCCTTGCTGTCATACAGGACAACCTGGTTCTCGTCCGCATACACCATGCCCAGTTCCTCTGTGGCAATCTTGCGGACTGTCTCCAGATCCACGGAAGACATGACCCGGTTGTACTCCGCGTCATTCTCTGCCTTCAGATCGTTCAGCGTGCTCTCCAGCTTGTTGATGTTCTCCATGGAGGCGGTCACCCGGGACTGGATCTGCAGGTACCGCACACAGCCAAACACCAGCAGGCCCATGATGCATGTCAGAAATGCCGCATACAGGGCATGCGTCCGGGTCTTCTGCTTATAGCGGACAGCGGAATGTACCTTTGCCTGTCTTCTCTTTTTTTCTTCTGACTGCCGGTTCCTCCTGCGGCAGTGTCTCTATGGTACGGACGGTGTTGCCGTCCACATAGGTGTCATAATAGCTGGTCTTTCTGGATGCCAAGATCCCACTTCCCATCTTCTTATTTTCTAAATTATTTTTATGGAGTTCTTCTCTGTTTCTCTTCTATCATTTTCCACAATACATGCTGTTGTATTCTACTTCTCTGTCCTGCGTTCGAAAATACGCAGCTTCGCACTCTTGCTTCTGGAATTGTTCTCCAGCTCTTCCTCCGACGGGAGGATCGGTTTTCTCGTGATCACTTTTCCCTTGGATTTCCGTCCGCATACGCACACCGGAAGGTTCTTCGGGCAGATGCACGGATCTTCGTTCTTGCGGAAGATCGTCTTGACGATCCGGTCTTCCAGGGAATGGAAGGTGATGATGCAGATCCTGCCATCCTCGTCCAGTAGATCGATCATATCGTCCAGCGTATCTCGCAGCACGTCCAGTTCCCGGTTCAACTCAATGCGGATGGCCTGAAAGGTACGCTTGGCCGGATGGCCGCCGGTTCTTCTGGCTTTCATCGGAATGGATTCCTTCACGATCTCCGCCAGCTCCAGCGTCGTCTCAACGGGATGCTCCTGCCTTGCCCGGACAA
Above is a window of Oscillospiraceae bacterium NTUH-002-81 DNA encoding:
- the murD gene encoding UDP-N-acetylmuramoyl-L-alanine--D-glutamate ligase codes for the protein MDVFEKKVLVVGGGKSGIAASALLLSQGKQVILYDGNGSLDVQTLTEKVQAEEAALLEAEKAAGIPEKTVGEGSFAVRLGDFAADWEAELSLVVLSPGVPTDLPFVTALAAHLPIWGEVELAYRFARGRIAAITGTNGKTTTTALTGEIMKDYYESVFVVGNIGIPYTSTAALTRPDSVTVAEISSFQLETIDTFHPQVSAILNITPDHLNRHHTMENYIKAKEDITKNQGTADACVLNYEDEVLRAFGQTLKTRVIWFSGVQPLEEGLWFDGKSIFIRRDGQTEKVCDISELNLLGRHNYENVMAAVAISLELGVPMDSIRGTLRRFTAVEHRIEFVAEKNGVAYYNDSKGTNPDAAIKGIQAMTRPTWLIGGGYDKNSEYEEWIQAFDGKVKGLVLIGATREKIRAAAERCGFTACAYADSLEEAITWCKDRAQPGDAVLLSPACASWGMFKNYEERGKVFKDFVKSI
- the mraY gene encoding phospho-N-acetylmuramoyl-pentapeptide-transferase, with the translated sequence MNYSFILPVFISFVVSAVLGPVLIPFLRNLKLSQTERELGVKSHLKKAGTPTMGGILFLIGITVTCLIYLRQYPKIVPVLFLTLGFGIIGFLDDYLKVVLRRSDGLLPWQKLIGEIVVTAIFAYYLIHYTDVELTLLVPFSHGYYWNIGILAIPMLFIVVLATVNGVNFTDGLDGLSSSVTVLVATFFSVVAIGTNSGIHPITCAVAGGLLGFLLFNVYPASVFMGDTGSLALGGFVAGTAYMMQMPLFIPIVGFIYAVELLSVVIQVSYFKATHGKRIFKMAPIHHHFELCGWSETRVVAVFSIITALLCLAALLAM
- a CDS encoding penicillin-binding transpeptidase domain-containing protein, translating into MMIGLCGRLAYLMLFDAEDYAGKAVRLHERERDIKAARGRIVDAAGVVLADNRPVCTVSVIHSQVKDPEGVIHMLTENLGMDEAVIRKKVEKVSSRELIRSNVDKETGDRIRAFHYEGVKVDEDYKRYYPLGELASKVLGFTGSDNQGIIGLEVAYESYLKGTAGQIRTLTDARGVEIENAAEARTEPVPGYDLYVSLDSNIQAYAQQAAEKVMEEKQAERVSVLLMNPQNGEIYAMVNVPEFDLNDPFTLSEETLDAHPSLTEKERQDLLNQMWRNACINDTYEPGSTFKVITASAGLEEGVVSTSDAFFCPGYKIVEDRRIRCHKVGGHGSENFIQGTMNSCNPVFMEVGLRLGPERMYDYFQKFGLLEKTGVDLPGEAGTIMHKKDAIGQVELATISFGQSFQITPLKLLTTVSSLVNGGRLVTPHLACSVKNRDGEVQQVFDWDTDRQILSEETSATMRTILEKVVSEGTGKNAYIEGYAIGGKTATSQTLPRSAHRYISSFVGFAPADDPIVAGLVVIHDPQGIYYGGTIAAPVLREIFENILPYLGVACIQK
- a CDS encoding penicillin-binding protein 2, translating into MKFTGKMKRKLAVTFFVILLALLGLGYQITRIQRENGEQYAKQVLSRRGYSSSTLPYKRGDITDTNGTILATSEEVYNLIIDAKQMLEKDSYLEPTLAALSQCFGDTVDSTGATIDIAAIRQHVADKPDNQYYVAAKKLTKDQISAFEELMADKKNNPDISGVWFEKDYVRRYPYSTLASDLLGFTVSGNQGVWGIEEYYNSTLNGVNGREYGYLNENSELERTVKSAQDGKTVVSTIDANIQTIVETKLREFNEQHANEAREGLGSKVSAAIVMDPNTGAVLAMAEYPNFDLNNPRDLSVTGLYTDEEIAAMDDKALGEAYYSIWRNHCISDGFEPGSTMKPMTIAAGLETGKVRDGDGFTCVGILHVGEHDIRCSNRYGHGYLTTDQALMKSCNAALMTMGMRIGVDDFRKYMTIFNIGNRTGIDLPGEAAGLVLDADAMTITDLAANSFGQGFNTTMIQMVSAFSSIVNGGTYYQPHVVKKILDSSGATVETIQPQVMKRTVSQKTAETLRTYLYHVIAGDGVMTGTGSAAGVEGYKIGGKTGTAEKIPRDKKNYVVSFLGAAPIDNPQVVLYVVVDEPNVAEQSHSTYAQEIFSSIMKEMLPYMNIYPTEAVTSTPEDTAEGDTTAEDTAAEDTAEDTANDNKVIVTETGRVIDGMHIDPEYAAANNLDPNTGESLDQESVLPDGYTGSADSEEDTVTKSEEAAMTGE